One Pristiophorus japonicus isolate sPriJap1 chromosome 19, sPriJap1.hap1, whole genome shotgun sequence genomic window carries:
- the LOC139230527 gene encoding excitatory amino acid transporter 2-like, whose protein sequence is MEMTNQADIHIPDHSPSLDELPKPCCAKHCNWLERNLLLLLTILGVILGAVFGCLLRMVPDLTPNILLLVSFPGDILMRMLKMLILPLIISSLISGLAGLDAKSSGRMGSRAMAYYMSTTIIAATLGVILVITIHPGNPKLKEQMSVMSRNQEVSSLDAFLDLIRNLFPDNLVQACFQQVQTVSKKVPVTLPDEVRSDNVSQALMVNISSLNGTLPALNTQQIFVTKKHLELKWGMNVLGLIGFFIAFGISMGKLGERAQLMAEFFNVLNEIIMKLVTMIMWYSPLGIACLICGKIAAIKDLEAVARQLGMYMVTVIVGLIIHGAFILPSIYFVITRKNPLVFCGGIFQAWITALGTASSAGTLPVTFRCLEENLQIDKRVTRFVLPIGATINMDGTALYEAVAAIFIAQMNGIVLDPGQIVTVSLTATLASVGAASIPSAGLVTMLLILTSVGLPTQDVSLLIAVDWLLDRMRTSVNVVGDSFGAGIVNYLSKMELAAIDAQHADQNDLEMIKLRPSLDDEKMYKMEITTQLPYAGYNSIPTEDYQTADIKNEDTEPDDNELGEPEELRDNEDTGKMPNGDKEKGYEGDGNGEEE, encoded by the exons GTGTGATCTTGGGTGCAGTGTTCGGGTGTCTCCTGCGCATGGTGCCTGATCTGACCCCCAACATTCTCCTGCTGGTCTCCTTCCCCGGCGATATCCTAATGCGGATGCTGAAGATGCTGATTCTACCACTCATCATCTCCAGCCTAATCTCAG GTCTTGCTGGCCTCGATGCCAAGTCAAGCGGCCGGATGGGCTCCCGGGCCATGGCTTATTACATGTCCACCACCATCATTGCCGCCACTCTGGGCGTCATTCTGGTCATCACCATTCACCCTGGGAATCCTAAACTCAAGGAACAGATGAGCGTGATGTCCAGGAATCAGGAGGTGTCGAGTCTGGATGCCTTCCTGGATCTCATTCGGAATCTATTCCCGGACAACCTTGTGCAAGCGTGTTTCCAACAG GTGCAAACTGTATCGAAGAAGGTTCCGGTCACTCTCCCCGACGAGGTCAGATCAGACAACGTTAGCCAAGCCCTCATGGTGAACATCTCCTCCCTGAATGGAACACTACCTGCTCTCAACACTCAACAGATCTTTGTAACGAAGAAGCATTTGGAGCTCAAGTGGGGAATGAATGTCTTAG GGCTGATTGGATTCTTCATTGCGTTTGGTATTTCCATGGGGAAGTTGGGCGAAAGGGCTCAACTCATGGCCGAGTTCTTCAACGTGCTCAACGAGATTATCATGAAGCTGGTCACAATGATCATGTG GTATTCTCCACTGGGAATTGCCTGCCTGATCTGTGGGAAGATTGCGGCCATCAAGGATCTGGAGGCCGTTGCCCGacagctgggaatgtacatggtgaccgTGATTGTGGGCCTCATCATCCATGGCGCCTTCATCCTCCCCTCCATTTACTTCGTCATCACGAGGAAGAACCCACTGGTGTTCTGCGGTGGAATATTCCAAGCCTGGATCACCGCGCTCGGCACCGCGTCCAG TGCAGGTACTTTACCCGTGACATTCCGATGCCTTGAAGAAAACTTGCAAATTGACAAACGGGTGACCAGATTCGTGCTTCCGATCGGAGCCACCATAAACATGGACGGGACGGCCCTGTATGAGGCAGTGGCGGCCATCTTTATTGCTCAGATGAATGGGATCGTACTGGACCCTGGGCAGATAGTGACCGTGAG CCTGACTGCCACCttggcgagtgtcggagcggccagcATTCCCAGTGCCGGCCTCGTTACCATGCTCCTGATTTTGACGTCAGTGGGACTTCCGACCCAAGACGTCAGCCTCCTCATCGCAGTCGACTGGCTACT AGATCGGATGAGAACTTCGGTGAATGTGGTTGGTGACTCATTTGGCGCTGGGATAGTGAACTATCTCTCCAAAATGGAACTGGCAGCAATCGATGCCCAACACGCAGACCAAAACGACCTGGAAATGATCAAACTCCGGCCATCGCTTGATGATGAAAAGATGTACAAGATGGAGATCACAACCCAGCTCCCCTACGCGGGATACAACTCGATACCAACCGAGGATTACCAA ACCGCAGACATCAAGAACGAGGACACAGAGCCGGACGACAACGAGCTGGGAGAACCTGAGGAATTGCGCGACAACGAAGACACAGGAAAAATGCCCAATGGCGATAAGGAGAAAGGATACGAAGGAGATGGAAATGGAGAAGAGGAATAA